The DNA segment AAGCTGGCCAGCCATGCAGACAGAGCACCGCGGGAAAGGCCACCGCTGAAACAAACGCCGTGGAGAGATTGGACCTTCAGCAAGAAACTACAGCGCCAACAACAGGACATGAAACGACAGATGCGAGAGGACTTCGGTTAGATTTTGTAATGACGCAACGAATCCCGCTAGGGTTAGATTTATAAATGGCTTGACAGGTGGGGACGGTCAACTCCGACGGGAGACTGACGACTAAAAAATACGGGACCCATATTCATGTGGAGAAGGTCATTCGCACCGATTTACCACTGATAGCGGACGGCTAGCCCTGCGGGATTGGAAATGGCAAATCTCAAATGGCATATATGGATTTGCGATCTGCGGTTTTCAATCTGCAATTCCCAACGCCAGCGAGGAGAGGCGATTGACTTACGTCATCACCGAACTCTGCACTAACGATGGCGCCTGCGTCGATGTTTGCCCGGTAGCCTGCATCCATACCACTCCCGGGGCGCCGCAGCACTATATCGACCCTGAGGTGTGTATCGATTGCGAGCAGTGCGAAATCGTCTGTCCCGTGGACGCCATCTTCATTGATTGCGACCTACCGACCGAGCACAAGCACTCACTGGAGGTCAACGCCAGCTTCTTTCGCAAAAACAAACCGGATGTTGGTCCGGTTCCGGTGGAGATGGCATGGGAAATGGTCAATGCCGCGCAGGCTTACGCGGGAAGGGAGGGGGTCGCTGTGACGGTTGCGGTTGTGGATGAAGCCGGCTGTCCCATCGCCGTCGGGCGGATGGACGGGGCCGAGCCCAGGACGGCAGAGCTTGC comes from the Candidatus Methylomirabilota bacterium genome and includes:
- a CDS encoding heme-binding protein is translated as MTYVITELCTNDGACVDVCPVACIHTTPGAPQHYIDPEVCIDCEQCEIVCPVDAIFIDCDLPTEHKHSLEVNASFFRKNKPDVGPVPVEMAWEMVNAAQAYAGREGVAVTVAVVDEAGCPIAVGRMDGAEPRTAELAFNKAYTSAVFHVHTAELVPQARQAWLRSLIVSHRGRITPAGGGIVIVDGVAIVGAIGVAGGTRAEQDTLCCRVALAVLESSGH